CTTCTCTCCAAACTCATCCCCCAAAAATCCAACTCCACATTTATTTCCTGGCATAGAAAGAACTAGATTCTTCTCATCATGGTATTTAAGCAATTCTTGTAATAATGGTACCTTCAAAAACATCTCTCCTATCTAAATTCAGGTGAACTATAAAAGCTTCCTATAAGTAACAAATGATATAAAGTAAAAATATACATATTTATTTTATATAGACTTATAGATACCCATTCCTGAAGTTGTACTTCTACTATGGATATATTTCCAACTAGAAATAAAGGGGCCTGCTTTTCCGTAACCGGAACAAATGCATGCCCCCTTATTTCGGCGGAATATACGAATAAGTACGATTTTCACAGCGGTTATCTATAATTACATACTTTTCAAGTCCTCAATAAATTCTAAAACATTCGCTTCATTTGTTGCCCAAGATGTTACTAATCTAATTGCCGTGTTATTATTATCAATTACCCTTTCAATATTAAATGAATATTTTTCACTTAATTTTTCAATCATATCATTAGGTAAAATAGGAAACTGCTGGTTACTTGATGAATTTGTCAAAAATTCATACCCTTTTTCTTTTAAAGCATTCTTTAATAAAATAGCCATTTTATTAGCATGTCTTGCAATTTCAAAATATAAATCATCTTTAAATAATTCTTCAAATTGAATTCCTAGCAATCTTCCTTTAGCAAGTAAACCACCCTTTTGTTTTATGAAATATCTAAAATCCTCTTTTAATGCGTTATTACAAATAACAAGGGCCTCTCCAAAAAGAGCTCCATTTTTTGTCCCTCCAATATAAAAAGCGTCCACTAATTTAGCTATATCTGCTAATGTTAAATCATTTTCTTGGGATACAAGCGCAGATCCTAAACGTGCACCATCTAAATACAAAAGCAAGTTATTTTTTCTACAGCATTTATGTAATTGCTCTAATTCTGATTTTGTATATAAAGTCCCTACCTCTGTGGAATCTGAAATATAAACTAATTTAGGTTGAACCATATGTTCATCAGTATGGGAATCTACAACCTTTTGAACTAAGTCTGCTGTAAGCTTTCCATCATCAGTTTTCATGGTGATTACTTTATGACCCGTAGCTTCAATAGCTCCAGTTTCATGACAGTTAATATGTGACGTATCAGCTCCTATTACAGCTTGATGCGGTCTTAAGAAAGCAGATATTGCAGTAAGATTAACTTGTGTTCCACCTACTAATAAGTGAATATCTACATCTTCACAATCCATTTTCTTTTTTAATAAATCTATGGCTTTTTCAGTGTGATAATCTGTACTATATCCACCTGTTTGTTCTAAGTTTGTTTCAACTAGCACCTTTAATATTCTTGAATGTGCTCCTTCACTATAATCGTTTGTAAAACTATACATTAATATAATACCTCCATTTTTATATTGTTATAACGTTAAAATTATCCATTTTGTACTTATATATTTAATTCAATTAATTATTTGTATTGTTAAATTTTTTAACACTCTATTGCCTACTTCAAATATCATCTCATTAGTTAATAAGTCTAATTCATTAACTTCATTAATATATATTTTATAATCTCCAAACATTGTATCATATGTAGCTAACTCTTTTGCTAAAATTATACTTTGCTCTTCTCTAAATAATCTTTTTAGTTTAAAACTCTTGATTAATTGTTCTATTTGCTTTTTATCTATATGTTCCACTAATAATTCTAATTTTTCTATACATTCTTTAACTAATGCTATAGATTTATTTACATTTTCTTCTGATGTACTAAAAGTAATCTTATATAGCTTTATATAATTTTCATACGCAATTTTAGTAATAACATCATAAATAAGTGCATTTTTAGTTCTTAAGGTATCATAAAGAAGTGAATTAACGCCTTCCCCAAAGTACTGATTGAAAATTCTAAGTGCCTTAATTTCATTTTCCGTTAGCTTGTCTATTGGACATACTATTTCAACCTTACATGTTTTTATTCCATCTCTTTTATCATTAAATATATCTATTTTAGAAATTTCGTATTCAATATTTTTGCAATTCAATTCATTTATATCATTTTTTTTATTATATGATAAATTCCATCTTCCAAAATATTTACCAACAATATCCTTTACCTTATCAAATCTTACTGACGAAATTACAACAATTGAAGTATTTTCCGGGAAATAATATTTAGAATAAAACTCTTTTATATCATTTAATGTCATACTGTCTAAACTTTCTTCAGTCCCTATAATAGGATACTTTATTCTTCTATTATTAAAACAATTTAAAAATAGCTTGTCTTCACAATATTGTTCTAATTCTTCATCCCATTCTTTAAGTTCCTCTTTTATAACATCCATTTCTTCTTTAAATCCAATTTCATTAAAGCTTGGATTAACAACTATATCACTTAATAACTCTACACCTTTTTTCAAATCTTCCCCAAGTAGTGTTCCATAATAAATTACATAAGGGAAATTCGTCATAGCATTATTGAATCCAAATATATTGCTTAAATCTTCATTTATTTCTTTTTCGGTTCTATTTTTTGTTCCTTTATAAACCATATGCTCAGTTGCATGGGCTACTCCATATTTTTCAGTTTCAACTCCAGCACCAGCATCTATTGATACACAAATAGATGTAAGTTCAGATTCCGTATGCTTGTATATCAATTTTAAATTATTTTCTAAAATACATTCTTCCAATTTTTATTCTCCTTGTACACTATAATTCATATAATAACTCATTCCTAGCATAAGTTAATTGAAACTTATCCCCAGAAATCAAATCACATAAATAATTTCAGCTATCTCTCAAATAATATTTTCTTTACCATTCCTTTTTATTTATAATTTCATGTGCTTATATTATAACCTATTTTTTTAACTATCAGTTACCTTTTATATATATCAGAAAATTCAACGTTTATCATTTCAATTTTACTATTCATAGACTTGTTTTTCCGAGTAACCTTTGACTTTTCTATAATTTTTGAAGGAAGTTCAATTTTAAATATACTTCCTTCACCTTGTTTGCTTTCTACACTTATTTTTCCTCCATGAAGCTCAACTATTGATTTTACTAAAAATAATCCAATCCCACTTCCTTCTGCATTACGCGAAAGAGACTTGTCTACCTGATGAAATCTTTTGAAAATATTATTCAGATGTTCCTGATTCATTCCTATACCAGTATCCTTTACATATATTTCAACAGTATCATGTTTATCAATTAATTTTACAAATATACTACCATTTGCATTGGTAAACTTAATTGCGTTAGATATAAGATTTAGAATAATTCTCTCAATCTTATCAGTGTCACAAGCTATAATCTTTTCCTCTGTATTTGTATCAAAAATAATATTTAATCCTTTTGCCTTAATGTAGTCTGATATTGATTGCACAATATCTTCAGTAATATTAACTATATTTTCATTGGATAGATTTAATTTTAAAAAACCAGATTCTATTTTTGATGTATCTATTATATTGTTTATAAGCTTTGTGAATCTATAACAATTCTGTTTAATGATATTAATACCTTTAGAAAACTTTTCCTTATTAGCTTCAAGCGAATCCTTTTTTGAATAAAATTCCATTAATTGATTTGTACTAAAAATTACATTCAATGGAGTTTTAAGCTCATGTGATATATTTGAAAACATTTCATCTTGTATTTTAAGAGTTTTTTGCATTTTATTTTTTGCTTTTACTTCTTTAGTGATATCTATTGTAATGAAGATTACTTCAGAAACCATATTATTTAATCCAACTATAGGTTGACACATTATTTTAAAAAACTTTTCTTTTCCATTTTCAATTTGTTTTCTATAGTAAAAACATGAATTAGATTTTTTTTCAATTAGATCTTGAAGCTTAATTTCTAGTTGAGTTTTTTCATACATATTGTATTTAAATATATTAAATATGCTTTTTCCCATAATAGACAATAATTCTGGATTTAGATTAATTTTCTTTAAGTCTCCATACTCTTTATTATTAATATATTTAATATTAAAATCTGGATATGAAGCAATTGTACATCTCAGGTCTAAATGTTCTATTACTGTCTTTAATGTCTCATATTGGGCCTTTAAGAATAAATTTTCCTGATTTCTTATTCTTTCAGTTACATCATTATACACCATTACTCCTTTGATAAAATTACCATATTCATCATATATCGGAGTACCTGTCACCTCTGAATAGGTAGTAACATTATTATATTTCCAAGCAAATATATATCCGGAAACTTTTTCACCTCTTATTACCCTTTGTACAGGTGCATTCTCAAATAAAATCACATCTCCATTTATATCAAAATATTCCCCTTTTCCATAAGAAGTTTTATTGTCTTTTAATGGTTTAGAATCGTATAAATGATTATTTATATCTGGTTTATTTATCTCTGTATACTTCCCATTTTTATCGACAAATATAACTTGATCAGAAATACTTTTAATAATAGCTTCAAATTCTTCTTTTTGTTTTTCAACAAGGTTTCTACTCACAACTTTTTCTGTCACTTCTGTAGCAGTTTCAATTACATATTTTACTTTTTCGTCTATAAATATTGGCACTAGAGAGATATCCCAATATGTAGTTCCTCTTTCAAAGTGTTCACATTTAATTTCCTTTTCAAAACTCGGTTTGCCAGTTTTTATGTTACTTAACAAAACCTTTTGCAGATTATTGCCTTCAAATCCAGGTATTATTTCTACCCTGTTTTTGCCAACAACACTTCCCCTTTTATTATGCGGCGCATCAATAAATTCTAAGTACTTATTATTCATTCTTAATACAGTTAAATCTGGTAAACTATAGATTGCAAATCCAATTTCATTAGCTGAGTTAACATGTTCAATATACTTAAATCTTTCTTTAATATTTGAGTCTGACTTCTCCTTAAAAAAGTAAGTTTTTTCATTTTTATAGTTAAAATTTTCACAATGAATAGTAACTTCTATGGGTTCATATTCCTTAGTAAATATAAAACAGCTATATTTATCTTCAATGCTTTCAATACAAACTTGAGAATCCACTCTAAGCATAGTACTTATTTCAGCAAGTGTTTTTCCTATTAATTCATTATTAGAGTAACCAGTAAGATTTATAAAATCCTTATTAACTTCATTAACGATATTATTTTTACTATATAAAAATGGCTTTTCAGTAGCCTTTTTCAAGATGTCTTGCATATTATATTATCCCCCTATTTTGTTGATAAATATTATAACTAGATAAATTATCCATAAATGAGCAAAATCACTTTCATTATTTTACACCATCTAGGCTCACTTATTCTATGAAAGTTCAAGAATATCAAAGATATCTTCTTTGCTTAATCAATTTTAGATTGTATATATCCCCAATTAATTATATTTCTTATTTTTTATTACATATTTAATCAAAGTTGTTTTAAATCACCTTCTATATAATATCTATTATAATCTT
The DNA window shown above is from Clostridium beijerinckii and carries:
- a CDS encoding threonine aldolase encodes the protein MYSFTNDYSEGAHSRILKVLVETNLEQTGGYSTDYHTEKAIDLLKKKMDCEDVDIHLLVGGTQVNLTAISAFLRPHQAVIGADTSHINCHETGAIEATGHKVITMKTDDGKLTADLVQKVVDSHTDEHMVQPKLVYISDSTEVGTLYTKSELEQLHKCCRKNNLLLYLDGARLGSALVSQENDLTLADIAKLVDAFYIGGTKNGALFGEALVICNNALKEDFRYFIKQKGGLLAKGRLLGIQFEELFKDDLYFEIARHANKMAILLKNALKEKGYEFLTNSSSNQQFPILPNDMIEKLSEKYSFNIERVIDNNNTAIRLVTSWATNEANVLEFIEDLKSM
- a CDS encoding insulinase family protein — its product is MEECILENNLKLIYKHTESELTSICVSIDAGAGVETEKYGVAHATEHMVYKGTKNRTEKEINEDLSNIFGFNNAMTNFPYVIYYGTLLGEDLKKGVELLSDIVVNPSFNEIGFKEEMDVIKEELKEWDEELEQYCEDKLFLNCFNNRRIKYPIIGTEESLDSMTLNDIKEFYSKYYFPENTSIVVISSVRFDKVKDIVGKYFGRWNLSYNKKNDINELNCKNIEYEISKIDIFNDKRDGIKTCKVEIVCPIDKLTENEIKALRIFNQYFGEGVNSLLYDTLRTKNALIYDVITKIAYENYIKLYKITFSTSEENVNKSIALVKECIEKLELLVEHIDKKQIEQLIKSFKLKRLFREEQSIILAKELATYDTMFGDYKIYINEVNELDLLTNEMIFEVGNRVLKNLTIQIIN
- a CDS encoding histidine kinase, which translates into the protein MQDILKKATEKPFLYSKNNIVNEVNKDFINLTGYSNNELIGKTLAEISTMLRVDSQVCIESIEDKYSCFIFTKEYEPIEVTIHCENFNYKNEKTYFFKEKSDSNIKERFKYIEHVNSANEIGFAIYSLPDLTVLRMNNKYLEFIDAPHNKRGSVVGKNRVEIIPGFEGNNLQKVLLSNIKTGKPSFEKEIKCEHFERGTTYWDISLVPIFIDEKVKYVIETATEVTEKVVSRNLVEKQKEEFEAIIKSISDQVIFVDKNGKYTEINKPDINNHLYDSKPLKDNKTSYGKGEYFDINGDVILFENAPVQRVIRGEKVSGYIFAWKYNNVTTYSEVTGTPIYDEYGNFIKGVMVYNDVTERIRNQENLFLKAQYETLKTVIEHLDLRCTIASYPDFNIKYINNKEYGDLKKINLNPELLSIMGKSIFNIFKYNMYEKTQLEIKLQDLIEKKSNSCFYYRKQIENGKEKFFKIMCQPIVGLNNMVSEVIFITIDITKEVKAKNKMQKTLKIQDEMFSNISHELKTPLNVIFSTNQLMEFYSKKDSLEANKEKFSKGINIIKQNCYRFTKLINNIIDTSKIESGFLKLNLSNENIVNITEDIVQSISDYIKAKGLNIIFDTNTEEKIIACDTDKIERIILNLISNAIKFTNANGSIFVKLIDKHDTVEIYVKDTGIGMNQEHLNNIFKRFHQVDKSLSRNAEGSGIGLFLVKSIVELHGGKISVESKQGEGSIFKIELPSKIIEKSKVTRKNKSMNSKIEMINVEFSDIYKR